The genomic DNA CTGCCCGATGGACTTGTATTAAATGGATGACAGAGGCTCAGTGAAACCCAAGCCTAggtctcaccgcccccccccccccgccactccctGTCCCATCCGCCCCCTGCCCAGCCACCCTACAAGGGAGGGAGATTGTGCGTGGCTTGGTGCATCCCCACCCATCTCCTTTGGGCCCCACCTGCTGAGGATCAGATGCCACCTCCCTGGGGCCCCAGCATGGCTCTCTCCACGTCCCGTACAGAAGCTGGTCTGGGGACCTCTGGAGAAAAAACTCTCAGGGGTGTTGATACCTGGTTGGGTGTCAAGAGACCTCTTTCCAAACTCCATCCTGATGTCTGACCTTGGCCCAGTCACTTGACTGCTCTGGGCCGCATCTCTGAAAGCCGCAGGGCGGGTATGGGAATGTGGGAGAAGGCCCCGGAGGGGCGCTCAGGGCTATGAAGGGACTGAAGAGGGCTGTCAGAGCTCCTGAAGTGGTGGGGGTGGCTCGCGGTGAGAGACTGCACACCGCGAGGCAGGGGAATAGAGGCTTTATTGGGGACACGCAGCGCATGGGGTGGATACGGTAGAGCAGAGTGGGGGTACAGGTAGTCTGCACCATGAGGGTCCCCAGAGCGGCAAAAAGGCAAAGGGCAGCGCCATCTCCAGGGGTCTGGACTCCCCTAGTTGTCagcagagaaggcaggcaggcattGCTGGGACTTCAGGCCCCAGAGCTGAAAGTCAGAAACGACCACAGCCAATTCCCACCTAAAGAATCCCAAgggacgcgtgggtggctcagtcatgaaacgtccgatttcggctcaggtcacgatctcatggttcatgggctctagccctgtgccaggctctgagctgacagtgcagagcctgcttgggattctctctctccctctctctctgcccctcccacacttgtgtattctttccctctccaaataaataaaacttaagaaaaaaaaaaaaaaaagaatcccaactCCAATACCTGCTCCTCTTTGCACATTTCCAGAGTGGGGGGCTCGccctcccagcagccccagccaCTGGGATGGCTCTCAACCTCTATCTCTCGGGGTGTCTGCTCGCAGGGCCCTGCAGCCCTCGATGGCTCTGCTTCGTGAGGAAAATGGGCCTGTTTCTGACAAGAACAAACCAGGGCTGGCCTGGAGACAGGGTGTTGGGGTCACTTCCTGAGGTGCCAGCcaggcctgcccctccctcaaagAAGGCTCACTGGGCCTGGGCCTTCCCTGCCCGGGAACCTGGAAGAAACCTGACATCCCAGCAAAGAATCTACTGTCTCCTGCTCCAGAGCTCCCAGCTATCTAGCTtccccagggagagggagacccctTCACTATACTGTTCCCCACTTCATTGTATGAACCTCACAGGCTCTCAGCTCAGGGGGCTCCCCTCCCCAAGGCCATCTTGGCCAAGCCCCTGATAAGGGCCACCCGCAAACCAGCTGGGCAACTACATAATAGATCATCTAAAATCAGACTTGCACACAGGGCAGGTACAGACTCTAGAACATAGCCTTATGAATatagtgtgctctctctcaatatatatgCACAAGTACAGATAGAGACATCCCTCTGTAACATGTTATATGTCCTCTCCCTGTCACTTCTCCCTCCTGAAGTCGTTCTCCAAAGAGCAAGAGTTGGCAAGCATAGCTGCTAGCCTGCCAGTCACTCCCCATTGCCCAAATCAAGCCCCGCAGCAACCCTGCCTGAAGTCCCGAGGCCCCTGGGGCATCATGGGACCACACCAGGCCCGGGCCAGGAGTAAGTGCCTTCCTGGGTCCTCAGGCTGAGTGTTCACCTCTGGACTTCTGTCGCCAGGAGGGTGCCAAATGCCCATGTGTGGATTCCCCAAGGAGGCCACTCTGTCGTCGGTCTCCCCATCTCCCATCTCCAGAGGAAGTCCGATGGCGGGGAACTTGGATCTCTCTTTCTGCGtgtctatgtctgtctctctcggtctctttGAGTCTCTGTCCGGACAGcgaagcagagagaaaataaatgcgCTCGGCCCCCTCCATCTGCCCACACAAGGCCAACCAGGCTCCATGGTCTACAGCAGAAGCAACGGCCACCGGTCCAGCTTCTAGACTACAAGTCCTTTGCATCTTCCTCCCGTGAGCAGGAGCGCCAGCAccatggagaggagaggaggaaggacacAGGCTCAGGGGGTCCCGGGAGAGCTGAGTACAGGCCAGCAGCTAGAAGAACGTCCTCAAACACACGCCTCGGGGCAGGGGGCACGGGCAGGGCTGGcacggggagggggcagcagcGAGCAGCTGCCGTCAGAGCTGGTTAAAGACCACGGAGGCCTTGAGGTTGGCGGGTTCCAGGCCCTCGCTGAAGGCGATGAGGAAGTACATGACCTTGCGGATCTTGGCCAGGTCCGACAGGCGCTCCCCGAACTCCAGGGCATCGGCCTCATTCCAATCCATGGTGTCCGAGTCCTCCTTGTGCCAGAAGAtggcagcagggtccagcagctGGCGCGTCATGAGGTTGGTGAGGTCGGGCGTCCAGTTCTGGGAGGTACCCGTGATGGTGACCTTGCCCGGCTTGTCCAGCACGACGTCCCAGCGCTCAAACTGCAGCTTCTGCTGCTGGATGAAGTCAAGGCGGTACACGGACTCGGCCGGCCGCAGCAGCTTCTCGCCGTCCTGGCGCTTCTCCCCGCGCTGCTTCAGGCTCTCCACGCGCAGCCGCATCTGCCTGGTCAGGTCGTGGTCCAGGACCAGGGGCATGTTGAGCTGCAGTGGCTTGGGCCCGTCCTCCGCCATGCCCAGCTGCTGCTGTTCCTCCGCCGTCTGGGAGCCCGGTGTGCCGGGCCCTCGCTGCCAGGGCAAGAGGCCACCAAAGACGCCCCACCTACCCCTCCGCCCtcccccgtcccctcccctcttGGCCACTGGCCCTTCCCGGCCCTGCCCAACCCTCAAAATGGGGGTGGGAGTCCCCAAACGCCTCCTCTCTACGCCTCGAAGAGGCTGTAACACAGGCAATGCAGGCAGGCAGGAGGCGGCCGGGCTCCTCGGGGACCAGACTGCTGATGTCACTTGCTGTGGTAACCGCCCCGACTACCTGACTCCCAGGGAAGGGCTGGGAGCGCTCGTTTGTGAAGGAGGGAGGCTGCGTGGGGCAGTAAGAaggggcgggaggtggggagcaGCCGCTCACTGTAAGGAGAGAGGCTTTACTGGGGACACCCTGGCAGGAGGGTAGGGGGGAGCAAGGAAGGAGAGGCCTCCTGATTTGAGATGTAAAGTCACCCTAGATAAACCCTGTAGCCACTCTGACCCAGAGTCACCCTCACCACTCCACACTCAACCCCCAAGGCCTTCGATCCCATTCCCAGGG from Panthera tigris isolate Pti1 chromosome D1, P.tigris_Pti1_mat1.1, whole genome shotgun sequence includes the following:
- the LOC102970797 gene encoding olfactory marker protein, translated to MAEDGPKPLQLNMPLVLDHDLTRQMRLRVESLKQRGEKRQDGEKLLRPAESVYRLDFIQQQKLQFERWDVVLDKPGKVTITGTSQNWTPDLTNLMTRQLLDPAAIFWHKEDSDTMDWNEADALEFGERLSDLAKIRKVMYFLIAFSEGLEPANLKASVVFNQL